The Allochromatium tepidum genome has a window encoding:
- the dnaK gene encoding molecular chaperone DnaK, translating to MGKIIGIDLGTTNSCVAVMEGDNVKVIENAEGHRTTPSIVAYTNDGEVLVGQSAKRQSVTNPKNTLFAIKRLIGRRFEDSVVGKDKDMVPYKIVKADNGDAWVEVNGKKMAPPEISAKVLQKMKKTAEDYLGHAVTEAVITVPAYFNDSQRQATKDAGRIAGLEVKRIINEPTAAALAYGMDKKRGDQKIAVYDLGGGTFDISIIEIAEIEGEHQFEVLSTNGDTFLGGEDFDMRIIDFLVDDFKKSQGFDLRNDPLALQRLKEAAEKAKIELSSSQQTDINLPYITADQTGPKHLNVKLTRAKLESLVEDLIERTMEPCRIALKDAGLSAGEIDEVILVGGQTRMPKVQEKVAQFFGKTPRKDVNPDEAVAIGAAIQGGVLGGEVKDVLLLDVTPLSLGIETLGGVMTKLIEKNTTIPTSAQQVFSTADDNQTAVTVHVLQGERERAASNKSLGRFDLSDIPPAPRGVPQIEVKFDIDANGILNVSAKDKATGKQQSIVIKASSGLSEAEIQRMIKDAEAHAEDDRQFHQLVAARNQADTMIHAARKSMEQLGEQMESGEKESIEAAIKELEEAMKGEDKDRIESLTKKLGDASGKMAERLYAKSGDAGAAGAEHAQPGAGASGAAHDDVVDAEFEEVKDDKR from the coding sequence ATGGGAAAGATCATCGGCATCGATCTCGGCACCACGAACTCGTGCGTGGCCGTGATGGAAGGCGACAACGTCAAGGTCATCGAGAACGCTGAAGGCCACCGCACCACGCCCTCGATCGTCGCCTATACCAACGACGGCGAGGTGCTGGTCGGTCAGTCGGCCAAGCGCCAGTCCGTCACCAACCCCAAGAACACGTTGTTCGCCATCAAGCGTCTGATCGGACGGCGCTTCGAGGACAGCGTGGTCGGCAAGGACAAGGACATGGTGCCCTACAAAATCGTCAAGGCCGACAATGGCGATGCCTGGGTCGAGGTCAACGGCAAGAAGATGGCCCCGCCCGAGATCTCGGCCAAGGTCTTGCAGAAGATGAAGAAGACCGCCGAGGACTATCTCGGTCATGCGGTCACAGAGGCCGTCATCACGGTCCCGGCCTACTTCAACGACTCGCAGCGTCAGGCGACCAAGGACGCCGGACGCATCGCCGGTCTCGAGGTCAAGCGCATCATCAACGAGCCGACGGCCGCCGCGCTCGCCTATGGCATGGACAAGAAGCGCGGGGATCAGAAGATCGCCGTCTATGACCTGGGCGGCGGCACCTTCGACATCTCGATCATCGAGATCGCCGAGATCGAGGGCGAGCATCAGTTCGAAGTGCTCTCGACCAACGGCGACACCTTCCTCGGCGGCGAAGACTTCGACATGCGCATCATCGACTTCCTGGTCGATGACTTCAAAAAGTCGCAGGGCTTCGATCTGCGCAACGACCCGCTGGCGCTCCAGCGTCTGAAGGAGGCGGCTGAGAAGGCCAAGATCGAGCTGTCCTCCAGCCAGCAGACCGACATCAATCTGCCCTACATCACGGCGGATCAGACCGGGCCGAAGCATCTGAACGTCAAGCTCACCCGCGCCAAGCTGGAGTCGCTGGTCGAGGATCTGATCGAGCGCACCATGGAACCCTGCCGCATCGCGCTCAAGGACGCGGGTCTCTCCGCCGGCGAGATCGACGAGGTCATCCTGGTCGGCGGGCAGACCCGTATGCCCAAGGTGCAGGAGAAGGTCGCGCAGTTCTTCGGCAAGACCCCGCGCAAGGACGTCAACCCGGACGAGGCCGTGGCCATCGGTGCGGCGATCCAGGGCGGCGTGCTCGGCGGCGAGGTCAAGGACGTGCTGCTGCTCGACGTCACCCCGCTGTCGCTCGGCATCGAGACCCTCGGCGGCGTGATGACCAAGCTGATCGAGAAGAACACCACCATCCCGACCTCGGCCCAGCAGGTGTTCTCGACCGCCGACGACAACCAGACCGCCGTCACCGTGCACGTGCTCCAGGGCGAGCGCGAGCGCGCGGCGAGCAACAAGTCGCTCGGGCGTTTCGACCTCTCCGACATCCCGCCGGCGCCGCGCGGCGTGCCGCAGATCGAGGTCAAGTTCGACATCGACGCCAACGGCATCCTCAACGTCTCGGCCAAGGACAAGGCGACCGGCAAGCAGCAGTCGATCGTGATCAAGGCGTCCTCCGGTCTGTCCGAGGCCGAGATCCAGCGCATGATCAAGGACGCCGAGGCTCACGCCGAGGACGACCGTCAGTTCCATCAGCTGGTTGCCGCGCGCAACCAGGCCGACACCATGATCCATGCCGCGCGCAAGTCGATGGAACAGCTCGGCGAGCAGATGGAGAGCGGTGAGAAGGAATCGATCGAAGCGGCCATCAAGGAGCTGGAAGAGGCGATGAAGGGCGAGGACAAGGATCGCATCGAGTCGCTGACCAAGAAGCTCGGCGACGCCTCCGGCAAGATGGCCGAGCGTCTCTATGCCAAGTCGGGCGACGCGGGCGCGGCGGGTGCCGAGCACGCCCAGCCCGGTGCCGGTGCGAGCGGTGCGGCCCACGACGATGTGGTCGACGCCGAGTTCGAAGAAGTCAAGGACGACAAGCGATAA
- the dnaJ gene encoding molecular chaperone DnaJ yields the protein MAKRDYYEVLGVQRNASEADIKKAFRRLAMKYHPDRNPGDSEAEAKFKEAKLAYDVLTDPKKRSAYDQFGHAGVEGAGPGFGGFGGGGPGDFAGAGSFSDIFGDVFGDIFGGGRAGGRRSQRGVDLRYDLSLTLEEAVAGKEVKIRLPRWVDCQFCNGSGAKPGTKPKTCPTCGGHGQVRMQQGFFSIQQTCPECRGTGTVIEEACPHCRGRGRIQEEKTLAVKVPAGVDTGDRIRLAGEGERGEQGGPPGDLYVQIQVMEHPIFTREGANLYCQVPISFVTAALGGELEVPTLDGKVMLKIPPGTQTGKMFRVRNKGVKPVRGGVVGDLICRVLIETPVDLTERQKELLREFEASVQEGGSRHNPQSHSWLDGVKSFFEKMGF from the coding sequence ATGGCAAAACGCGATTATTACGAAGTGCTGGGGGTTCAGCGCAACGCCAGTGAGGCCGACATCAAGAAGGCCTTCCGGCGGCTGGCGATGAAATATCACCCCGACCGCAATCCGGGCGACAGCGAGGCCGAGGCCAAGTTCAAAGAGGCCAAGCTGGCCTATGACGTGCTGACCGATCCCAAGAAGCGTTCGGCCTACGATCAGTTCGGTCATGCCGGCGTCGAGGGGGCCGGACCCGGTTTCGGCGGTTTCGGTGGCGGCGGGCCGGGCGACTTCGCCGGTGCAGGCTCCTTCTCCGACATCTTCGGCGACGTCTTCGGCGACATCTTCGGCGGCGGACGCGCGGGCGGCCGACGCTCACAGCGCGGGGTCGATCTGCGCTATGACCTGTCGCTGACGCTGGAAGAGGCGGTCGCCGGCAAGGAGGTCAAGATCCGGCTCCCGAGATGGGTCGACTGTCAGTTCTGCAACGGCAGCGGCGCCAAGCCGGGCACCAAGCCCAAGACCTGTCCGACCTGTGGCGGTCATGGTCAGGTGCGGATGCAGCAGGGTTTCTTCTCCATCCAGCAGACCTGTCCCGAGTGTCGGGGCACGGGCACGGTGATCGAAGAGGCCTGTCCGCACTGTCGCGGACGCGGGCGCATCCAGGAAGAAAAGACGCTCGCGGTCAAGGTGCCGGCAGGCGTCGATACCGGCGACCGCATCCGGCTGGCCGGGGAAGGCGAGCGCGGTGAGCAGGGCGGACCGCCCGGCGATCTCTATGTCCAGATCCAGGTCATGGAGCATCCGATCTTCACCCGCGAGGGCGCCAACCTCTATTGTCAGGTGCCGATCAGCTTCGTCACGGCGGCGCTCGGCGGCGAGCTGGAAGTGCCGACGCTCGACGGCAAGGTGATGCTCAAGATCCCGCCCGGCACCCAGACCGGCAAGATGTTCCGCGTGCGCAACAAGGGCGTCAAACCCGTGCGCGGCGGCGTGGTCGGGGATCTCATCTGCCGGGTGCTGATCGAGACGCCGGTCGATCTCACCGAGCGCCAGAAGGAACTGCTGCGCGAGTTCGAGGCCAGCGTCCAGGAGGGCGGATCGCGGCACAATCCGCAGTCGCATTCCTGGCTCGACGGGGTCAAGAGCTTCTTCGAGAAGATGGGATTCTAG
- a CDS encoding PDC sensor domain-containing protein, with amino-acid sequence MSEALQTAVARQRLLLRGRLAGLLERLALQARADWPERIALERLLVEALPSLPSCKYLYVLDRNAHQITANASPQGLLPEHLGRDRSDRPYLTEALAGERFSLSPVYISRNARRPSLTAIQRIEDESGNWLGFLGADFDLRELPLTRELYQPSGDWVQLKGDPAIRGGLFSQQRVESLMDARIDEVLALLVELMTAHGVFHGKLHFSSSRATLWTLDDPYRYRLLDYEDLADPGICLAYPLRDYPSEAAIPESRIADVFHTFRELRFMDETIYLRSGSLNIFNGMVGLNFSCDGSHYMPWHEFLRKSLGFWLGTGEACA; translated from the coding sequence ATGAGTGAAGCACTGCAAACAGCCGTCGCCCGTCAACGTCTGCTGTTGCGCGGACGGCTGGCCGGTCTGCTCGAACGGCTGGCGCTCCAGGCGCGCGCCGACTGGCCCGAGCGCATAGCACTAGAACGGCTCCTGGTCGAGGCACTGCCGAGCCTGCCGTCCTGCAAATATCTCTATGTGCTCGACCGGAACGCGCACCAGATCACGGCCAATGCCTCGCCCCAGGGACTGTTGCCCGAGCATCTGGGCCGCGACCGAAGCGACCGGCCCTATCTGACCGAGGCCCTGGCCGGCGAGCGCTTCTCACTCTCGCCGGTCTACATCAGCCGCAACGCGCGCCGTCCCTCGCTGACCGCGATCCAGCGCATCGAGGACGAATCGGGCAACTGGCTCGGCTTCCTCGGTGCCGACTTCGATCTGCGCGAGCTGCCGCTGACGCGCGAGCTCTATCAACCATCCGGCGACTGGGTGCAGCTCAAGGGCGATCCGGCCATCCGGGGCGGACTCTTCAGCCAGCAGCGCGTCGAGAGCCTGATGGATGCCCGTATCGACGAGGTGCTGGCGCTCCTGGTCGAGCTGATGACCGCGCACGGCGTCTTCCACGGCAAGCTGCATTTCTCCAGCTCGCGCGCCACGCTCTGGACGCTCGACGATCCCTATCGCTACCGGCTCCTGGACTATGAGGATCTGGCCGATCCGGGCATCTGTCTGGCCTATCCCCTGCGCGACTACCCGAGCGAGGCGGCGATCCCCGAGTCGCGGATCGCCGATGTCTTCCACACCTTCCGCGAGCTGCGCTTCATGGACGAGACCATCTATCTGCGTTCCGGCTCGCTCAACATCTTCAACGGCATGGTCGGGCTGAACTTCTCCTGCGACGGCTCGCACTACATGCCCTGGCACGAATTCCTGCGCAAGAGTCTGGGCTTCTGGCTCGGTACGGGCGAGGCCTGCGCCTGA
- a CDS encoding DUF262 domain-containing protein, with amino-acid sequence MKISTILDHIDNGHMALPEFQRGYVWNRDQVRGLFDSLYRRHPAFPRLSRSPQGAARRRAEPVHGIATAWRSALARRHGNTGDHDGPSRRRNQQCRGRSGTGGTERMDDVCRATARRHGL; translated from the coding sequence ATGAAGATTTCGACGATTCTCGACCATATCGACAACGGCCACATGGCGCTGCCGGAGTTCCAGCGCGGCTATGTCTGGAACCGCGACCAAGTCCGCGGTCTGTTCGACTCGCTCTACCGTCGCCATCCGGCGTTTCCGCGACTTTCTCGAAGCCCGCAAGGAGCTGCTCGCCGAAGAGCTGAACCGGTGCATGGAATCGCTACTGCATGGCGATCTGCGCTGGCTCGCCGGCACGGCAACACCGGCGACCACGATGGCCCAAGTCGTCGGCGGAATCAGCAGTGCCGAGGAAGAAGCGGAACTGGAGGCACTGAACGAATGGATGACGTCTGTCGGGCTACCGCGCGGCGTCATGGCCTATGA
- a CDS encoding DUF808 domain-containing protein, which produces MATSLLVLLDDIAAVLDDVALLTKVAARKTASVLGDDLALNAEQVSGVRAERELPVVWAVAKGSAVNKLVLVPLALAISALAPWAILPLLMIGGLYLCYEGVEKIAHKFGQGHYEETEAHHAELTAALEDPNADPATLERDKIRGAIRTDFVLSAEIIVITLGTVEQAGFLAQILVLTGIAIIMTIGVYGLVAGIVKLDDAGLHLSRRAGTDWRAVALRVLGGILLRAAPWLMKTLAVAGTIAMFLVGGGIIAHGLPVLHHAIAQLGASLDTVAVVGPLLGALTPLAMNALIGLAAGAVVLAAWTRISARLEQR; this is translated from the coding sequence ATGGCTACGAGTCTACTGGTACTGCTCGACGACATCGCCGCCGTCCTGGACGACGTGGCCCTGCTGACCAAGGTCGCGGCGCGCAAGACGGCCAGCGTGCTCGGCGACGATCTGGCGCTCAATGCCGAGCAGGTGAGCGGCGTGCGCGCCGAACGCGAGCTGCCGGTGGTCTGGGCGGTGGCCAAGGGATCGGCAGTCAACAAGCTGGTCCTGGTGCCGCTGGCACTGGCGATCAGTGCCCTCGCGCCCTGGGCCATCCTGCCGCTGCTGATGATCGGCGGACTCTATCTGTGCTATGAGGGCGTGGAGAAGATCGCCCACAAGTTCGGCCAGGGCCATTATGAGGAGACCGAGGCCCATCATGCAGAACTGACCGCCGCGCTCGAAGATCCCAACGCCGATCCGGCGACCCTGGAGCGCGACAAGATCCGGGGCGCCATCCGCACCGATTTCGTGCTCTCGGCCGAGATCATCGTCATCACGCTCGGCACGGTCGAGCAGGCGGGCTTCCTGGCCCAGATCCTGGTACTGACCGGGATCGCGATCATCATGACCATCGGCGTCTATGGTCTGGTCGCCGGGATCGTCAAGCTCGACGATGCCGGACTCCATCTCAGCCGCCGCGCCGGCACGGACTGGCGGGCGGTCGCGTTGCGCGTCCTCGGCGGTATCCTGCTGCGCGCCGCGCCCTGGCTGATGAAGACGCTGGCGGTTGCCGGGACCATCGCCATGTTCCTGGTCGGCGGCGGCATCATCGCCCATGGTCTGCCCGTCCTGCATCACGCCATCGCACAGCTCGGCGCATCGCTCGACACCGTCGCCGTCGTCGGCCCACTGCTCGGCGCGCTGACGCCGTTAGCCATGAATGCGCTGATCGGGCTAGCTGCGGGCGCGGTCGTGCTGGCGGCCTGGACCCGGATCAGTGCACGTCTGGAACAGCGCTGA
- the ubiT gene encoding ubiquinone anaerobic biosynthesis accessory factor UbiT, producing MSATQRFLYPLTFPLRLVPGTLHSRALAGILNQVMKEALAEGELDFLEGRRMAIEIDDIGLRYRLGLENGRIKGYGDDRPADAGIAGGLHEFLLLAARREDADTLFFQRRLRMSGDTELGLYLKNFLDAFEPPARWAPMIRTLERLADLRLPGRKA from the coding sequence ATGTCAGCTACACAGCGTTTTCTCTACCCACTGACCTTTCCACTGCGTCTGGTGCCCGGCACACTGCACAGCCGTGCGCTGGCCGGCATCCTCAATCAGGTCATGAAGGAGGCCCTGGCCGAGGGTGAACTGGATTTCCTGGAAGGGCGACGCATGGCCATCGAGATCGACGACATCGGTCTGCGCTATCGGCTGGGGCTGGAGAACGGACGCATCAAGGGCTATGGCGACGACCGCCCGGCCGATGCCGGCATCGCCGGCGGTCTGCACGAGTTCCTGCTGCTGGCCGCGCGGCGCGAGGATGCCGACACGCTCTTCTTCCAGCGCCGTCTGCGCATGTCGGGCGACACCGAGCTGGGGCTGTATCTCAAGAACTTCCTCGACGCCTTCGAGCCGCCCGCACGCTGGGCACCCATGATCCGCACCCTCGAACGGCTGGCCGATCTGCGTCTGCCGGGTCGCAAGGCGTAA
- a CDS encoding cytochrome b/b6 domain-containing protein — protein MTIRRVKIFSLFERFWHWSQMLLIMILLFSGFGLHGFHHLIGFETAVTLHTLAALLLLLLWAFSVFWLFTTKTWRHFIPTLSGMWQVLRFYSYGIFKGEHHPYRKAYWRKHNPLQALAYLMLKILLFPLIWITGLAYLGYFLWRDLPQASDWLTGFAYVHTGAAYAILVFVLVHVYMLTTGHSFREHLMPMINGFDDVDLTPEEEAYLLKDEPENIR, from the coding sequence ATGACCATCCGGCGCGTCAAGATCTTCAGTCTCTTCGAGCGTTTCTGGCACTGGTCACAGATGCTGCTGATCATGATCCTGCTGTTCTCCGGCTTCGGTCTGCACGGATTCCATCATCTGATCGGCTTCGAGACGGCCGTCACGCTGCACACCCTGGCGGCCCTGCTGCTGTTGCTGCTGTGGGCCTTCAGCGTGTTCTGGCTGTTCACCACCAAGACCTGGCGTCACTTCATCCCGACCCTCTCCGGGATGTGGCAGGTGCTGCGCTTCTACAGCTACGGCATCTTCAAGGGTGAGCACCATCCCTATCGCAAGGCGTACTGGCGCAAGCACAACCCGCTCCAGGCGCTGGCCTATCTGATGCTCAAGATCCTGCTCTTTCCGCTGATCTGGATCACGGGGCTGGCGTATCTGGGCTATTTCCTGTGGCGCGATCTGCCGCAGGCGAGCGACTGGCTGACCGGCTTCGCCTATGTCCACACGGGCGCGGCCTATGCCATCCTGGTGTTCGTGCTGGTGCACGTCTACATGCTGACGACCGGGCACTCGTTCCGCGAGCACCTGATGCCGATGATCAACGGCTTCGACGATGTGGATCTGACGCCCGAGGAAGAGGCGTATCTGTTGAAGGACGAGCCGGAGAACATTCGCTGA
- a CDS encoding tetrathionate reductase family octaheme c-type cytochrome — protein sequence MRPFFGRALVALLVGLLIAADALAQSQWPTPPATPTPSEQISGPLTGGTADHTKFEILQRAFATGSDVTQACLSCHTETGRHFMRNIHWTWEYKNPATGQLLGKKHLVNNFCTNARGNEGMCAQCHAGYGWKDENFDFSDETKIDCLVCHDRTGTYYKMPNSAGSPACSVMFEGKPEMNLSRIAQSVGLPERANCGTCHFNGGGGDNVKHGDLSSALKNPPRTLDVHMGVDGLNFACTACHITNRHLWAGSRYQVAAKDLEGTGRPGQRRDVATCESCHGLSPHRVDSIASFKRNDHVSSLACQTCHIPEYARGGVATMTHWDWRTAGKTRDGVGYHEHGYIQGNGEHRYTYKSIKGTFTYDENLVPVYRWFDGQMQYTTIDTKFDIDRQPIAINDFSGHREDGRSRIWPFKRMHTWMPADMGNGTLVYTHLWGEDDDSYWGNYDMGRAIAAGMKKAGLPYSGQYGFVETVSYWPITHMVAPKEDALGCESCHARGGRLEGLDGLYIPGRDHNRWLDLIGLIAVLGTLAGILGHALIRIVSSFRGQHS from the coding sequence ATGCGACCCTTTTTCGGACGCGCCCTGGTTGCGCTGCTCGTCGGTCTGCTCATCGCGGCCGATGCGCTCGCCCAGAGCCAATGGCCGACGCCTCCGGCCACTCCCACCCCGTCGGAACAGATCTCGGGTCCATTGACCGGCGGCACCGCCGATCACACCAAGTTCGAGATCCTCCAACGAGCCTTCGCCACGGGTTCGGATGTCACCCAAGCCTGCCTGAGCTGTCACACTGAGACCGGCCGGCATTTCATGCGCAATATCCACTGGACCTGGGAATACAAGAATCCGGCGACCGGCCAATTGCTCGGCAAGAAGCATCTGGTCAACAACTTCTGTACCAACGCGCGCGGCAACGAGGGTATGTGCGCCCAGTGCCACGCCGGCTATGGCTGGAAGGACGAGAATTTCGATTTCAGCGACGAGACCAAGATCGACTGTCTGGTCTGTCACGACCGCACCGGAACCTATTACAAGATGCCCAACAGCGCCGGCAGTCCCGCCTGCTCGGTGATGTTCGAGGGCAAGCCCGAGATGAACCTGAGCCGGATCGCCCAGAGCGTCGGTCTGCCCGAGCGTGCCAACTGCGGCACCTGTCACTTCAACGGCGGCGGCGGGGACAACGTCAAGCACGGCGATCTGTCCTCGGCGCTGAAGAACCCGCCGCGCACGCTCGACGTGCACATGGGCGTCGACGGGCTGAACTTCGCCTGCACCGCCTGCCACATCACCAACAGGCACCTGTGGGCCGGCAGTCGCTATCAGGTCGCGGCCAAGGATCTGGAAGGCACCGGACGACCCGGACAGCGGCGCGATGTGGCGACCTGCGAGTCCTGTCACGGACTCTCACCACACAGGGTCGACTCCATCGCCTCCTTCAAGCGCAACGACCACGTCTCCAGTCTCGCCTGTCAGACCTGTCACATCCCCGAGTACGCACGCGGCGGTGTGGCGACCATGACCCACTGGGACTGGCGCACCGCCGGCAAGACCCGCGATGGCGTGGGCTATCACGAGCACGGCTACATCCAGGGCAACGGCGAGCACCGCTACACCTACAAGTCGATCAAGGGCACCTTTACCTATGACGAGAACCTGGTGCCTGTCTATCGCTGGTTCGACGGTCAGATGCAGTACACCACCATCGACACCAAATTCGACATCGACCGGCAGCCGATCGCCATCAACGACTTCAGCGGACACCGTGAGGACGGACGTTCACGCATCTGGCCATTCAAGAGGATGCATACCTGGATGCCGGCCGACATGGGCAACGGCACCCTGGTCTACACGCATCTATGGGGCGAGGACGATGACTCCTACTGGGGCAACTACGACATGGGCCGGGCCATCGCCGCCGGCATGAAGAAGGCGGGACTGCCCTACTCCGGCCAGTACGGTTTCGTCGAAACCGTCTCCTACTGGCCCATCACCCACATGGTCGCGCCCAAGGAGGACGCGCTCGGTTGTGAGTCCTGTCATGCCCGGGGCGGGCGTCTGGAAGGGCTCGATGGACTCTATATCCCGGGCCGGGATCACAATCGGTGGCTCGATCTGATCGGCCTCATCGCGGTCCTAGGCACCCTGGCCGGTATCCTCGGGCACGCCCTGATCCGTATCGTCTCATCCTTCAGAGGACAGCATTCATGA
- a CDS encoding TIGR00645 family protein, protein MLERLIERLLYASRWLLAPVYLALSLVLIALAVKFFQEIYHLFAHIWTMSESDMVLRILALIDLSLVGSLLVMVMFSGYENFVSRIDVREGDDQLDWLGKLDAGTLKLKVAASIVAISSIHLLQVFVNIPQIESEKLKWYVIIHLTFVVSALLMGILDRISFASHREPGDKPVRH, encoded by the coding sequence GTGCTCGAACGCCTCATCGAACGTTTGCTCTATGCCAGCCGCTGGTTGCTGGCGCCCGTCTATCTGGCGCTCTCGCTGGTGCTCATCGCGCTCGCCGTCAAATTCTTCCAGGAGATCTATCATCTCTTCGCGCACATCTGGACGATGAGCGAGTCGGACATGGTGCTGCGCATCCTGGCGCTGATCGATCTGTCGCTGGTGGGCAGTCTGCTGGTGATGGTGATGTTCTCGGGCTACGAGAACTTCGTCTCGCGCATCGACGTGCGCGAGGGCGACGATCAGCTCGACTGGCTCGGCAAGCTCGACGCCGGCACCCTCAAGCTCAAGGTGGCCGCCTCGATCGTGGCCATCTCCTCGATCCATCTGCTCCAGGTCTTCGTCAACATCCCCCAGATCGAGAGCGAAAAGCTGAAGTGGTACGTCATCATCCATCTGACCTTCGTCGTCTCGGCGCTGCTGATGGGCATCCTCGATCGCATTTCGTTCGCCTCGCACCGCGAGCCGGGCGACAAGCCGGTCAGGCATTGA